The following coding sequences are from one Gossypium hirsutum isolate 1008001.06 chromosome A12, Gossypium_hirsutum_v2.1, whole genome shotgun sequence window:
- the LOC107938741 gene encoding uncharacterized protein isoform X2: MMNQHDISFQPAAIASSSEMIPMGGYFAPPPMNFSGNSSIFTTSPALIEPGNSSGSSLIDSVAGFTHDTGLAVEWSVDEQYLLKEGLEKYKKEPNIMKYIKIAATLPDKTVRDVALRSRWMQRKRRRPEELNAGKRVNNRKDKLVESSSKMNMPSALPQNTASYPLTVHPLDQNGRIPSEGIFGTTMHLLKQNSQVLSQITSNLSAYRLQDNVDLFCHAKNNITAMLKDMRDMPGLMSHMLPLPVSVNEDLANSMLCSATQATILGINLKQEPRC; encoded by the exons ATGATGAATCAACACGACATATCTTTCCAACCAGCTGCTATTGCCAGTAGTTCCGAGATGATTCCGATGGGTGGTTACTTTGCACCTCCCCCCATGAATTTCTCTGGGAATTCCAGTATTTTTACTACCTCCCCTGCTTTAATCGAACCTGGGAACTCTTCTGGCTCTTCCCTTATTGACTCAGTCGCAGGGTTCACGCATGATACAGGGTTGGCTGTCGAATGGTCCGTTGACGAGCAGTACTTATTGAAGGAGGGCCTTGAAAA atataaaaaGGAACCAAATATTATGAAGTACATAAAGATTGCGGCTACATTGCCTGATAAAACTGTACGTGATGTTGCATTGAGGAGTAGGTGGATGCAA AGAAAGCGAAGGAGACCTGAAGAACTTAATGCGGGTAAAAGGGTTAACAATAGGAAG GATAAGCTGGTGGAATCATCTTCAAAGATGAATATGCCTTCAGCTTTGCCACAAAACACGGCTTCATATCCTCTCACAGTGCACCCTCTAGACCAGAATGGGAGAATACCTTCTGAAG GAATATTTGGTACAACTATGCATCTTCTGAAGCAAAATTCTCAAGTACTTAGTCAAATCACATCCAACCTTTCTGCATACAGG TTACAGGATAACGTTGATCTCTTTTGTCATGCAAAGAACAATATTACCGCCATGCTAAAAGA CATGAGAGATATGCCGGGTTTAATGAGCCATATGCTGCCATTGCCTGTGTCTGTTAATGAGGATTTAGCAAATAGCATGTTGTGTAGTGCAACTCAG GCAACGATTCTCGGGATCAATCTCAAGCAGGAGCCAAGGTGCTGA
- the LOC107938740 gene encoding inactive leucine-rich repeat receptor-like serine/threonine-protein kinase At1g60630, with translation MEPIVSRYCFLFFSIFISLLSLIPLVRSGDAGALLTLKSSIDPFNSLPWKGTNVCAWEGIKECMNGRVTKLVLEHLSLSGPLDEQSLNQLDQLRVLSFKNNSLSGQIPDLSGLLNLKSLYLNDNNFTGEFPESITSLHRLKTIVLSGNQITGQIPASLLKLKRLYTLYLQDNSFNGTLPALNQTSLRFFNVSNNQLHGQIPVTPALVRFNLSSFSGNIDLCGEQIGNPCRTINLGPAMSPVYPNSSSNPTSKKHSRLIKIVIVSCIGGLALLLISVFLVRFISKRRRGKGKENDVKSKGVVSVEGVEGGGEALDGGGGGGGGGGWSGGMRGNNSGKQGGFWEAEGLGSLVFLGTGDQQMNYSLEDLLKGSAETLGRGTMGSTYKAVMESGFIVTVKRLKHARYPRLEEFKRHVDLIGRLRHPNLVPLRAYFQAKEERLLVYDYFPNGSLFSLIHGTRTCGGGKPLHWTSCLKIAEDLATGLLYVHQNPGLTHGNLKSSNVLLGPDFESCLTDYGLTIFRDPDSVEEPGAATFFYRAPECRDIRKSSTQPADVYSFGVLLLELLTGKTPFQDLVQEHGSDIPRWVKSVREEETESGDDPNSGNEASEGKLQALLNIAMACVAIAPDNRPAMREVLKMIRDVRAEAQVSSNSSDHSPGRWSDTVQSLPRDEHLSI, from the exons ATGGAACCCATTGTTTCAAGGTActgctttcttttcttctccatcTTCATCTCTCTCCTTTCTCTTATTCCACTTGTCAGATCAGGGGATGCAGGGGCGCTTTTAACCCTGAAATCATCCATCGACCCTTTCAACTCATTGCCATGGAAAGGAACCAATGTGTGTGCATGGGAAGGAATCAAGGAATGCATGAATGGAAGAGTTACAAAACTTGTTTTAGAACACCTAAGCTTGAGTGGCCCTTTAGATGAACAAAGCTTGAACCAGTTAGATCAACTTCGGGTTCTGAGTTTCAAAAACAACTCCCTTTCAGGTCAAATACCTGACCTTTCTGGCCTACTCAACCTCAAATCACTTTATCTCAACGACAACAACTTCACCGGTGAATTCCCAGAGTCCATTACAAGCTTACATCGTTTGAAAACCATAGTTCTGTCTGGAAATCAAATCACTGGTCAGATTCCTGCTTCTTTACTCAAGCTCAAACGCTTGTACACTCTTTACTTACAAGACAATAGCTTCAATGGTACACTCCCAGCTTTGAACCAAACCAGTCTTAGATTCTTCAATGTTTCAAATAACCAACTCCATGGTCAAATCCCTGTGACCCCAGCTCTGGTTCGGTTCAACCTGTCTTCATTTTCTGGTAATATCGATCTTTGCGGCGAACAGATTGGAAACCCATGTCGAACGATCAATTTGGGGCCAGCAATGAGTCCAGTTTATCCCAATTCGAGTTCAAATCCCACATCGAAAAAACATAGCAGGTTGATCAAGATCGTAATAGTAAGTTGTATAGGTGGGTTAGCGCTGCTACTTATCAGTGTGTTTTTGGTGCGTTTTATTAGCAAAAGGAGGCGAGGAAAGGGTAAGGAAAATGATGTTAAAAGCAAAGGAGTTGTTAGCGTTGAAGGGGTTGAAGGAGGAGGGGAGGCGTTGGAtggcggcggcggcggcggcggcggcggcggaTGGAGTGGTGGCATGAGAGGTAATAATAGTGGGAAACAAGGGGGGTTTTGGGAGGCAGAGGGTCTAGGGAGTCTGGTGTTCTTAGGAACAGGTGATCAGCAAATGAATTACAGCTTAGAGGATTTGCTGAAGGGATCGGCGGAGACATTGGGGAGGGGTACGATGGGGAGTACGTATAAAGCGGTGATGGAATCAGGGTTCATCGTGACCGTCAAAAGGTTGAAACATGCGAGATATCCAAGGTTAGAGGAGTTCAAGCGACACGTGGATTTGATAGGACGGCTCAGGCACCCAAACTTGGTCCCACTTAGAGCTTATTTTCAAGCCAAAGAAGAACGCTTGCTCGTATACGACTATTTCCCCAATGGAAGCCTCTTCTCTCTTATTCACG GAACAAGAACTTGTGGTGGTGGAAAGCCTCTTCACTGGACATCATGTCTGAAAATAGCCGAGGACTTGGCTACTGGACTGCTTTATGTTCACCAAAATCCAGGCTTAACCCATGGAAATCTCAAATCATCTAATGTGTTGTTAGGTCCTGATTTTGAATCTTGCCTCACTGATTACGGTCTCACTATATTCCGAGACCCAGATTCAGTCGAAGAACCTGGTGCTGCTACATTTTTCTACAGGGCACCTGAGTGCCGGGACATCCGGAAATCATCGACTCAACCGGCTGATGTTTACAGCTTCGGTGTTCTTCTCTTGGAGCTCTTAACAGGCAAAACTCCATTCCAAGACCTTGTTCAGGAGCACGGTTCGGACATCCCTAGATGGGTAAAATCAGTCCGGGAAGAAGAAACCGAGTCTGGCGATGATCCTAATTCGGGTAATGAAGCATCCGAAGGCAAGCTTCAAGCTCTTTTGAACATTGCAATGGCTTGTGTTGCTATTGCACCGGATAACCGGCCTGCAATGAGAGAAGTTTTGAAGATGATTAGAGATGTGAGGGCCGAGGCTCAAGTATCGTCAAACAGTAGCGATCATTCGCCAGGACGATGGTCTGACACGGTTCAGAGTTTGCCTAGAGATGAACATCtaagcatataa
- the LOC107938741 gene encoding uncharacterized protein isoform X1, which yields MMNQHDISFQPAAIASSSEMIPMGGYFAPPPMNFSGNSSIFTTSPALIEPGNSSGSSLIDSVAGFTHDTGLAVEWSVDEQYLLKEGLEKYKKEPNIMKYIKIAATLPDKTVRDVALRSRWMQRKRRRPEELNAGKRVNNRKDKLVESSSKMNMPSALPQNTASYPLTVHPLDQNGRIPSEGIFGTTMHLLKQNSQVLSQITSNLSAYRLQDNVDLFCHAKNNITAMLKDMRDMPGLMSHMLPLPVSVNEDLANSMLCSATQSQISRNPPSTSFLHLM from the exons ATGATGAATCAACACGACATATCTTTCCAACCAGCTGCTATTGCCAGTAGTTCCGAGATGATTCCGATGGGTGGTTACTTTGCACCTCCCCCCATGAATTTCTCTGGGAATTCCAGTATTTTTACTACCTCCCCTGCTTTAATCGAACCTGGGAACTCTTCTGGCTCTTCCCTTATTGACTCAGTCGCAGGGTTCACGCATGATACAGGGTTGGCTGTCGAATGGTCCGTTGACGAGCAGTACTTATTGAAGGAGGGCCTTGAAAA atataaaaaGGAACCAAATATTATGAAGTACATAAAGATTGCGGCTACATTGCCTGATAAAACTGTACGTGATGTTGCATTGAGGAGTAGGTGGATGCAA AGAAAGCGAAGGAGACCTGAAGAACTTAATGCGGGTAAAAGGGTTAACAATAGGAAG GATAAGCTGGTGGAATCATCTTCAAAGATGAATATGCCTTCAGCTTTGCCACAAAACACGGCTTCATATCCTCTCACAGTGCACCCTCTAGACCAGAATGGGAGAATACCTTCTGAAG GAATATTTGGTACAACTATGCATCTTCTGAAGCAAAATTCTCAAGTACTTAGTCAAATCACATCCAACCTTTCTGCATACAGG TTACAGGATAACGTTGATCTCTTTTGTCATGCAAAGAACAATATTACCGCCATGCTAAAAGA CATGAGAGATATGCCGGGTTTAATGAGCCATATGCTGCCATTGCCTGTGTCTGTTAATGAGGATTTAGCAAATAGCATGTTGTGTAGTGCAACTCAG TCCCAGATTTCACGGAACCCTCCATCAACCTCCTTTCTCCATTTGATGTAA